AAGTTTGTGTTCTCGTAATATTCTTTCATCAGAAGCAAAAAATAAAAGGAGCGGAAAAAATCAATGACTATGTACCCGGGCTCACATTACAGATTTCGCGCAAACAACAGTTGTTATGTTAGTAGGGATGCAAGTAAACCCGCTTCATGTGCAAATTGTGGTTGATCAAGTCATCTGGTTGTTTGATGCTTACAATATATGTTATGGGGATTTCGTGACAATACACATGGTTTGAGGATTTTTGTGAAGCAAGGCACACGTGAATGATTTAGGTACGGGATTTCACATGAGGAGTTTTACCCAGTTTTATGCTCTTAGCTTTTAGAAGCAACACTCCATTCTTGTTAGGTGCTTTTATCATGCCTCGTTGCCTCGTATAAATAGTTTTGAGTATAATGGTGTCTTTGGCCTCGTATATTTTGTCTAAAGACATCTCCAACGGGTCACACCAAAAACGCTTCTAAAAGTTATGACCGAATGTCTCGGACACTTTTTGTAATTCAATGGGTCAATCAAACATTCATGGACATGGACAAATGTTCTCGATCTCACAAATCCGTTGCAAATGTAGAAGTGGTTTGGGGGAGTATGCACACCTACGGACAAGCATTAATTAAATACCACAATAAACCCATTGTTTCCTCTTCctcccttctctctcctcttctcattGGACAAGGTGTGGATATTTGATGCATCAGATGGGATGGCCGGCTCCACTGTCGCTGTCCACGGATACGCTCGGACATTTTCGTGGACGTTTAGGGTGTCGATTTGCTGGACGGTGTTAAAGATGTCCTAATACTTATCTAGATTCTCACCTAACCTCGCCTTATATAGGGGTGACGCGAATGAGAGGACAATGGCTGAGTCAACGATCATTGCCACCGGAAAATTCACTGTATGTCATTAAACTTGAGCCGGTTGACAGATTGGCACCACTACTTCAAAATACCCTAACTATGGTCTATGTACTTGGGTACAGGGTTCACTTTGGTCCATTTGTATGATTTTGTGTACGTATTTGCTGACTTGGCCTAGTCAGCGCCCGCCATCTCGCTTTGACCGCCACCTGGTCGATCCTAGAATGAATACTAGTCGATCtgggttttttttttgcaaaaacgtcGTGACTATTAAACCAGCCCCTAAACACGGTCTCCACGCTTGCCGTCGCGGGGGGCTCCGCCGTCTGCGGCGTCGCTGCCGACAACGGCACCATCTACTGCGTCGCGGCCGGCCCCGGCTCGTCGCCCTACAACGCCACGCGCGCCACCCATCCATCCGGAACACGCTCTCCTTCTCCTGGAATTTGCGCGCCATTGGCCCTGACGCCTCGCCGCCGCTCTGTACTGTActgtacagagagagagagagagagagagagagaggttgagtGGATGGGGATACAGAGGTCGCTCGTCTCCAGCCAGCCGGCGCTGCAATGCCCGAGGCCATCGTCtctgagcagcagcagcagcagcagcaggactgcttctgcttcttcctccCCATGGGCAGGGGCAGGGGTAGGAACCACCAAGCCCAACACCATCATCATCCCCGTCCTCGCCAAGGATTTCACAAGGTGGCCGCGCACCGGCACAGCAATTTCCCCTCTCTACGCGCAGCCTCAGGATGCCTCTCTttccaaggaggaggaggaggacaatgcTCTGTTGCTGTAAGATTCACTCATTCATTCCCCATCCCAGCTGTCCCTTCCCACATCGACTCAGCTGCTCTCTTTTGCCTTCAGTGTAGTACTACTAGCTAATAAGTGTTCATTCACTCTCTTCAGTTTCCCAATTCTAATTCAGTTATTCTTATGGGACTTTTAAGATACACACTTTCTTTCTAATAAGATACTACTGGTGTAGTAGATGCTTACCTACCTTGGACCCAAATCTATGTTGTAATCATATGTTTCTGCCTTTCTAACATAACAACAATCCAACAAATATgcagcagcagcggcgacggcCTTTATCCTGGCACtgtctgtcagatttcgggttccggcagacccttgaggttcaaacactggggtgcgcgcggagatttcgccttctacctacctgcacccctccacctcgctaagatctaagctatggaaagaataacacaagagacacagggtttatactggttcgggccaccgttgtggtgtaataccctactccagtgtgtggtgtggtggattgcctcttgggctaatgatgatgagcaatacaaggaagaacagcctcgcgagggtctgttcttggcttgggggatgaactgctaggaggagttcagtcacccttctctctctctcttctcgattgcgatccgatCTTCCTCTTTTTCtcttctaccctgggggtggctagtcctatttataggcaaaggccctgggcctcttcccaaatattgagcgggaagggcgccaacaattggtcattttaaaggggaacatctggtacacttatcctgattaaagttggtcctcgcctgcccaaggctctggtggtgacgctggcatgggctccacaatgacttccttcctgccgttagactggtcttggtctcgttgcaccgaaacgggtgcctttgcttgatgctctcgcctgcgcttgctccctttgcactaaagaggaaagaaggacactgcgcgggctggcgcccgcctggcacccttggtcgtcatggcctgcgtcacgggcacctcgtgaggtaccccgccttgatctttccgcctcctcgcgagccagcctgatgaggccgtgtctGAGAAATCTCCGtgtcgtccgtcccgcgaggcttggcccctcgcgagggtcttgggtttgtgttgatgaagatggaccgTGCTGGCCCCCTttaagccacgccacaggccgcaggcaggcaagtctgggaatccccgttcccagaacactgacactgTCGGCATCGAGCTCATTCTTCTAGCCCTGCCTGCAGTCTTAGGTCAGGCCATCGACCCCATGGCGCAACTCATGGAGACCGCGTACATCGGCAAATTAGGTTGGTAATTATTTAGTGAGTAACAACTTTTCTCGTTGAAGAGTAGGTCTTGTGTTCTGAGCAAAAACATTGTAACCAGACCGCCGATCATCAATGCCACTCATCAACTCATGTTCCTTGTATGCCAATTAGTGTTTCTAACATTACGTTTGTGTTGTATGCCGTTGTGAGCCCCATACAATATAGTGCCTTTAACTCAATTGCTTCAACTTGTTTATTTGCTGTGCTGGCATAGCAGATTATTAACACATGTATGGTTGCTTCAACAGCAGATTCCTTTACCAATGGGATTTACAGTTGCGCATCACAATACCATAATGTCAATTTGTCAGTAAAGTGCTAAAACATTTAATTATCTATATATCACCATAAGGCTCGCTCTTCTATTTCAGTGAAATACTATGACACTCAGACAGATTGGTATTACCTCATATGGGACGGACGCCTTAGGAATGTTACTGCCTACACTCTGAACTGAAGGTGTCTTGTAGACATCCCTGCTGCATGAAAGCAAGTTGTTAGTTATATGCTCGACTCGTCCACCTGCAGGCGGCCATGACCCTCCAGGAACACCCCGTCCGCCGGCACCGAGTGGCCGATCTTGAGTATCACCACGTCGCCGACCAAGATATCGAATCTGGAGACCTCCTGCCTCCGGGCGGCGCGGACGACGGTGACGGCGATATTGTCGGACTCAGCTAGCTAGCTCGTCGAAGCGCTTGGCCTGGCCGTGGTTGCTGACGGCGGACACGGCGGCGACGAGGAACACCACGAGGAAGATGCCAACGCTGTCGTACCAGCCGTGCTCCTCGATGGTGAAGCCGACGAGCACGATGAAAAGGTCGTCCTTGAGCGCGTCCCAGAGGTAGCTGAAGAAGCTCTTGGGCATGGGCTTCGGGTACGTGTTCGCGCCGAACGACTTCCTGCGGCGCCCCAAGTCGTCGCTGTCACCGCGGATGCCGTGCTCGGcgtcggaggccagcgcggcggcgaTGCCAGCGCCGCCTCCCAGGCCCCCCCGCGGCGAGGGACGACACAAAGACGTTGGCAAAGGCTGCCTGCACGGCGCTACTCAGCGGCCCCCAGCATCGGACAACCGAGCCGGTCTCCAGCACGCAGGTGAAGCCGTCGCCGGGGACAAGGGACCCGAACGCGCCAGGGACCACCTCCGGGAACTGCCCAGACCCCCTCCTCCACCATCGGATCCCGCGCGCCTGCCCGTCGCACGCCGCGACGTGGTCGGCCCCGACGGTGAGGTCCGAGAGCGGCGCCGGTCCCCTGTACACCCGCCTGAGCTGCCCCGGGGCCTCCGGCGGCCAGCAGAAGAGCGCAGTGACGACACCGCCTCGGACCGCGCCAACGCCGCAAAGGAACCCCGCGCCGCCCGAGACCTGCGAGAAGACGAGCTGCGGCGcgacggaggaggcggaggcgttgtAGACCGACGAGCCGGAGCCGGCCGCGACGCAGTAGATGGTGCCGTTGTCGGCGGCGACGCCGCAGACGGCGGAGCCCCCCGCGACGGCGAGCGTGGAGGCCGTGACCTCCGCGGGCACAAGCGTGGAGGCCGTGTTTAGGGGCTGGTTTAATGGTCACGACGTTTTTACAAAACTCCCCCTGGATCGACTAGTATTCACCCTAGGATGGCGGTCAAAGCGAGGTGGCAGGCGCTGACTAGGCCAAGTCAGCAAATACGTACACAAAATCGTACAAATGTACTAAAGTGAACCCTGTGCGCAAGTACATGGACCGTAGTTAGGGTATTTCGAAGTAATGGTACCAATCTGTCAACCGGTTCAAGTTTAGTGACGTACAGTAAATTTTTCTCTTTAATAAATTGCAATGAAGTTAACTTGATCGATTGTTTGTAATGCGACCTTTAATGACACATGGAAGGTCTAGTCGTGTGGACATGTAGGATCAGTCGTGTAAGCTTCTAGATGTGGATCAACTAGATGGGCTTCTGGGACCGCCCCATCAAAGTGGATGCACCCAAATGGACTTAGTTAGGGCTTTTACAGTGTTGCTGGTCCGACTCCTTGTGTATGGGCCTACTCTGAGGGAATCTTGCTGTCATTAGGCCCCGGGTCTGGTCCCGTCATCAACATCAACTCTTGGCTTGAGGAAGTTTTGTTTCACGAATTGGTTGTGCGTACTACTAAGTCACCTACCGGAGGCCTTGATGGACTCGCAAAAAATATGTGAAAATGTTATATGGCAAAGTCTCTGTGATACCCAAAATTTTCTGCCAGAGTCTGGCTAGAGGACCGCTGAAGGGTGTATCAAGAATTTTGAGTGAAACACGAAGAACGCTTGGACTTATCCAAGTCGACCTTGCCATCTATTTGTCCTGAAGAGGAACGCTTTTGACTTCCAGTTTCGAAGCCGAGTATGCAAACTTAAGCATTTGGCTCCGGCATGGAAGCCAACTTGTGCCGCTGGGGATATCGAATCCGGCCTTAGCTCAAGCGTTGTCGAGTGGTGTGAAACTCAAGGGAGTCAACGGACAACGCCCATTCCACAGAGACAGACTGTGTTTGAGTGTGTGTAATCGGTGCATCGGTTGTCATCTTTAAATTATGTTATGATCCAAACCTGACTCCCTGATGGATCTACCGACTGCGAGAAGCATCGTCTGGTCTAGTCAAAATTAGTCAAAGTGACAGTTGGACTACGCGAGacacgatcacgatcatgtggaatGTTGACTATAGTGTCACATCGACTGTGCGCATTCAATGCAGACGGTTGATGAGTGAATATTCCAGTCATTCTTACCCGAGTTTAAACCTGGCGTTCTCAGATATTTTAAGATTATCACTTCAATTTGCCCACTAATTACTAACAATTGTAAATCTCGTCGTTTATTTTGTTCCTTGCACAAATGAAAATTATTAGGTAAAAAATCAAGCCATATATGCGATATGCTCGACGTGAAGATTATTCCATACAATTGGGTGCTCACGGGAGGTCCCAGGAAATAAGACAGTGTACGGTACGACCAAAATTAGTCATACCACCAGTCGTACCAGGCGCCATCGCATCCATGATGTCATCTCTGACATCTTCTGTGAAGGGACCCGAGCCTAATTCGCAACAGAGGCGCCCTGAAACCTTATTCTCGACTGTTTGCACTATATAAAGGAGAAGGAGACTCACCGGTAAAATGAGGAGAGTAACAATTCCCATGTAGTTTTCACCATCACCAATACCATCTAAATCCAGTCACCGTCAACATCCCATCTCCATAGCCATTTCCACCAACATAGCCTCCACTTCATCAGTTTAattatttgcaaaaaaaattccATCACAATTAGCGGCTTTGTAAGACTTTTAATCATTCGTCTTTTAGTAACTATTTATACAATGTCTATTGCTTGTGATTCAATAACTATGTGTGAGTAATCCCCTCAGGCTAAGGGCTGAGGCATATCCTCACAACCTCATGTACGCACACGAAGGGATCGTCCATTATTTAAGATAACTTTATTATACATTGTTGTGCAACTATTTTTTGTCTCTTGTCTCTACCTCGATCAAGACTCACCGGTACCCGAGACTCCGGAGACTGGGACAAGGAGAGGTTAAGGGCAGAGGGGAGAGGATAACTANNNNNNNNNNNNNNNNNNNNNNNNNNNNNNNNNNNNNNNNNNNNNNNNNNNNNNNNNNNNNNNNNNNNNNNNNNNNNNNNNNNNNNNNNNNNNNNNNNNNNNNNNNNNNNNNNNNNNNNNNNNNNNNNNNNNNNNNNNNNNNNNNNNNNNNNNNNNNNNNNNNNNNNNNNNNNNNNNNNNNNNNNNNNNNNNNNNNNNNNNNNNNNNNNNNNNNNNNNNNNNNNNNNNNNNNNNNNNNNNNNNNNNNNNNNNNNNNNNNNNNNNNNNNNNNNNNNNNNNNNNNNNNNNNNNNNNNNNNNNNNNNNNNNNNNNNNNNNNNNNNNNNNNNNNNNNNNNNNNNNNNNNNNNNNNNNNNNNNNNNNNNNNNNNNNNNNNNNNNNNNNNNNNNNNNNNNNNNNNNNNNNNNNNNNNNNNNNNNNNNNNNNNNNNNNNNNNNNNNNNNNNNNNNNNNNNNNNNNNNNNNNNNNNNNNNNNNNNNNNNNNNNNNNNCCCGAATGAGTGGTCCCATCCCAAACCTGCATAAACCATTCTATGATGGAGGAGAAGGTGCACTCGACAGACGAGaggaggggagaggatgaggagggaGTGGAATGAGTGTCACCATGCTATAGCGGGATTGTAATTTGATGTGTATATTATACAAACGTATTTGTATTGGTTACTTAGCTAGGAGGAGTTTTCGGTCAGGACATCTCAGTGATTGTTACACCCACGGCCTCCATAACTATTCATTTTCAAGATCCACACATACCTGGATCCCTCACTAGAGCTTCCACATGATAATTAATTTATCAGATAATTTCATTTCTGGGGAATATTCATGAGAACATGTTGTTGTGAAAATTTCATATGTTCATACTTCTCGCAAATGAAGGGCCTAGTATGGACAAGAAGGGAGTGTTGAAGCATGATCGAGCATGGAGACTGAGACGGACTGAGATGAACGCACAATGAATGAGATGGAGCTTCAAATGAagatttcaagactttgaagcaACCATAATGATGCATGAAGACATGGATCAAATAAACAGGCTGACACTTAATTATTTCATCCATAGCCTTCAACAAATGTTATGCTAGTTAACTTTTGGGGCATAGACAGTTTTTTACAGCATTTCGCTAAGTAAATCTACCTAGAGTTGGGCTAGCTGAATTTGCATTTCGCCCCTCCATAAATAGTGCTCCTAGAGCATCATTTAGACATGGGTTTGTTTAGTTAAAAGCTCACCATagttgcaacttcatgtacttgtCCAACGACTAAGCCAAGACCACTAACAAAACTACAACCATCATCTATACTTTATttgtattcgcaatatccagattgcatatCATAGTTATTGTTGTGTTGTTTAATTGTGAACTAGTTTGTAGTTGGACCTTCAAAGTTGTCTTCACCCCAATCGACGAGTGTTCCTCATCGAGTGATCTCGGACACCCATAGTGATGTATCTTTGATTGTTGTTAGTGTATTCAAGATGTATGCATTCTTGTATCCCCAAAATTTCTAGTTTCTATGATTACATCTGCTTTCCACCAATTAAAATGCCTAAGTTAGTGCATACAAATATTTATGAATATCATATACATACCAGTAATAACACAGCTCAAGGCATGTAATTTTCAAACCACAAAAGACTCAGGTCCACTTGATCATCACTCATATAGGAGTAAGAGGTCTCCAGGAAGGTTGTAACCTCAAGGTGGTGATCAAGCTCAAAGAAAATGTAATCATCAATCAGTGGAACATCAAACTCTGAGGTAGGGTCTTTCCTGAAAAGTTCAACAATGTGTGGGTCTTTACCCTTAATGAAGTCACATTGTCCATTGAACTTCTCATCTACAGGATGGATGAGTTTCATTCCCATATACTCACAATCAGAGCATCCACCTAATTACCAAGCAGACATCAAGAGGAAACAGTAATTAGCTTGGATGCAAGGCAAGAATGCATTGAGCAACAAAAGTTGTATCATAATATTCATATTTCGTATTGAATGGAGCATATAATACAAAAAATCCTTGGTATCTCAAATCCAATTGGAATAAAGCTGAAATAAACAATTTCTATACAGAATTAGATATTTCAGCAAAATGCGCTTGCCACACAATTAAATGGTTGATCTAAACAAAACACCATTCATGCTAAATGAGTAAATCTGTTGCAAATACTCAACTTTAGAAACTCTTAGTCTGGTCTAATGTGAAAGTTCAGTTGCTACTCGGGGCTATCATATAAACCGAACTAAAAAACTCCCTGTTTAACCCAAAATTAATTTCAGTGCAAGTGTGTAACCCAAAGTTAAGTGCTTTGCACGTTTAATTCATGTTTCCGCCCTACTCTCTTTTAGTATCAGAAATTCATTCAGTAAGATGAGATACTAAATAAAGAGGATCCGCACAAAAACTAGACGTTAGTTGCAAATGTTAATTTCAGATAATAATATCATGTCTAAAAACCTAGGCAAGTGTAATATGAGAATTCAGTCATATGTATGAACTAATGAAAAACAAGGAAAACTTGGCATACCAGCTCTTCCTGATAATGTCACAGGACAGCACAAGGTCACATCATCCACATCTTGAAGTGAAGCACGAACCTCAGCAAAAAAAACAGCTTAGGCTGATTAGGCTCGCTCTCGCGTGATGCCAAGAAGTTTACATGATAATAGCTATCAGGAACCAAAGTAACCAAACTTTTGCCGCATAGTAGATGAATCTGATAAAGTTCCTGAATAATGAAAATTAACCCATGTCAGAGATGCAGCAGATTGAAGGAAAACCAAAATATAAATCAGCCGTTAGGCAAACGGGAATCAGCAATATTACCCCAAACTGGAACGCGAGTTTCTTGAGCGCCATGTTTACTATACCAAGGCAAAACTCCTGATCCCTCTTGAAGGCATGCATCTTGATCCTTAACGCTCTATATGCTCCTTGGCTTAGGCTCGACGAGCTTGGTGGCGGCTGTGTGAGAGCTAAACTGGAAACAACCAGCTTGACGAATTCAAGCACTATAAGCGATGAATTGCTTTGTGGCCTCGGGTCAGTTAATCCAAAAGCTAATGGGTGACCATGAATTCCATGCTTTGCAAGAAAAGCGTCAGTAGGAGCACAGTTGGCAATGAAAAAAAACTGAGCCTCGCGAGCTGCGTCACTAGGGAGATGCGCTGCCAGAATGGCAGCCCTGAAGGCGTCGTCCATGCGGTTTGCGTGGGAAACACCTTCTCTGTCAACAAGCACGGCGGCATGGTGAAGGTTGTCATGGCTTCTGCTCAGGTAGGACACGACCTCTTCAGCAGACGGGGTGGGCGCGTACGCCCTCATGAAGGCGACGAGGGCGTCGAGGGAGCGGCGAGCCAGGCGGAATATGGCCTTGCAGCTCAGCATCATGGGCTGAAGAACCTCCTGGCTGGAGGAAGCGGGGAAGACTGTATCGTGCCAGAGACAGTTGGCGAGGATGTTGCAGACGGGGTCGTGGAGGCCGTAGGCGTAGCCCGCGAGCAGCACGCCGCGCGCGTGGCGGCCGACGATCTCGCGGTCCATCATGGCGAGCGCCTGCAGGTGGTGCCGGTGAACGGTGTCCAGCAGCGCTGCCTCGAGCGGGCTCGGCTCCGCCCGGGGGTGACGCCTCGGCGGCCCCTCCGCGCCGGCGGCAGGGATCGGAGGACGGGGCACCTTCACGATGCGGCGGGGCTCGACGCACACCGGGCCAAGGGTCACATAGTCCATGGTTTCGGGGGTCACTCCATATTTCTTCGTCAAATCCTCCATCACACGGCGATTCGCCGCCGCGAGATCGGGCTGCATCGCTGACGGCGGAGGGCGTTTGGGGGGATCGAAACTTCTGTGAGAGAAAAAAGCGAGGATACTATCGACGGAAGAGGAGTCGGAGGGACAATTCGGTTGCGAGGACTCCTAATTTTCCAGGGCGATGTATTGCACAGATTACGATGTTCTTCTGTTCCTATATCGTCGGAGATAGTTCAAAGGGCTTATTGCTTGAATTAAGcatgaagaagaaaagaaaaaaaaatatccaTATCAATCTCAACATAAGATTAATGATATAGGACTTACATGTGCAatgcttatggcacatctagatgtgctttagcaaaactgtagtTCAAACGAGTATTGTTTTTCATGAAAATTTTATGTTGACGCGAAGATGGCAAATTTATGTTGACTAGCACATTCTTTTGGCAAAGaattatagattttgtcatattcaTCAATTAAACTTGTCACTCTCGACAAACATAATTTGCCTGATTAGAAACATGTTCGTGTATGTACACGTTCCGCACTGCACGTAGTTCCGATTGTGTTCGAAGTCGGATGGCTCAGCCCGTATACACAAAGAAAATAATAAATACCCAGGACACAAGGACCGCATATTCCTCATAAACAGAGAGGAAACAATCGATCGCGCCGCATCGACGGGAGAGACGAGATGAACCCTATCTGCCGCCGCCGCTCCGCGTTGCCGCCGCCGGCGAAGACGACCCCGACGGACGATGAAAACCTCCTCCCCGAGGTACTCATCCGTCTCCCTCCGCAGCCATCCTCTCTCCCCCGCGCCTCCCTCGTCTGCAAGCAGTGGCGCCACCTCATCGCCGATCCCCAATTCCTCCGCCGCTTCTGCGCCCACCACCGGGAGCCCCCCATCATCGGCGTGTTCCTGGACTTCTACCGCGGAGACCTCTCCTTCAGGTCGGTCCTGGATCGCCCGGACCTCATCCCGCCCGAGCGCTTGTCCGTGCGGTTCGACGGCATCGAAGGCGGCGGCGTCGAGGGAAACGACGGCATCTGGTCCTTCCGCCGCTGCCGCCACGGTCGCGTGCTCTTCACCAGAGGGGACCACCTCGGCAAGGGCTGCCGCCACGTACTGGTGTGGGATCCCGTCACAGGCGACCGCCGCTTCATAGGCAGTCCGCCGCAGTTGGATCACGACTGGAGCAAGTCACATGTGCAAGCGGATGTGCTCTGTGTTGCCGGCGACAAGGACCACGTACACGGCAGCTGCCACTCGAGCCCCTTCAATGTCGTCTTGGTGTG
The sequence above is a segment of the Triticum dicoccoides isolate Atlit2015 ecotype Zavitan chromosome 1A, WEW_v2.0, whole genome shotgun sequence genome. Coding sequences within it:
- the LOC119291988 gene encoding uncharacterized protein LOC119291988, with protein sequence MMLSCKAIFRLARRSLDALVAFMRAYAPTPSAEEVVSYLSRSHDNLHHAAVLVDREGVSHANRMDDAFRAAILAAHLPSDAAREAQFFFIANCAPTDAFLAKHGIHGHPLAFGLTDPRPQSNSSLIVLEFVKLVVSSLALTQPPPSSSSLSQGAYRALRIKMHAFKRDQEFCLGIVNMALKKLAFQFGELYQIHLLCGKSLVTLVPDSYYHVNFLASRESEPNQPKLFFLLRFVLHFKMWMM